The window GACTGCGAGGCGTGGGTCCCCAGCCAGGGTCGGTACCGGGAGCTGACCAGCACGTCGAACTGCACCTCCTTCCAGGCCCGCCGGCTCGGCGTCCGGACCCGCGCCGGGGACGCCACCATCCCGGTGGCCACCTTGAACGGCACGCTGGTAGCCGTGGCTCGGGCGATCGTCGCGCTGCTCGAAGTGCACCAGCGCGCCGACGGCTCGGTACGGGTACCGGCGGCCCTCGCGCCGTACCTTGGCCGTGAGGTGCTCGAGCCGGTCCGGTGAACCACCCGCCGCAGGTCGTCGCGACCGACCTGGACGGGACGCTCTACCGGTCGGACAGCACGGTTTCCCCGCGCAGCCGTGCTGCGCTGCGGCTGGCCGCCGACGCGGGGGCGATCGTGGTAATCGTGACCGGCCGCCCGCCCCGCTGGGTCGTCCCGGTGGCGGCGGACACCGGGAGCCGCGGCCTCGCGGTGTGCGCCAATGGCGCCTACGTCGTCGATCTGGCGACCGGCCACGTGGTCGAGGAGCATCTGCTGGCTCCAGCCGCGGCTCGGGCGTGCGTCGCGGCGCTGCGTGCGGCGATTCCGGAGCTGACGTTCGCCGTCGAGCGGGGCCACGACTTCTCCTACGAGCCTGCCTACCGGCCACGCTGGCCGGTTCCGCCGGGCAGCGAGGTCGGCGTGGTGGACGGGTTGCTCCGCACCCCGGTGGGCAAGCTGCTCGCCCGCCACGAGCGGATGTCGGCGGACGAGCTGCTGGCCCGGGCCAGCAGCATCGTCGGGAGCGCGGTAACGGTCACCCATTCCAGCCGGGACGGCCTGCTCGAGGTCAGCGCAGCCGGAGTGAGCAAAGCTACGACGCTCGCCGCGGTCTGCGCCGAGCGCGGGCTCGGGTCAAGCGACGTGGTCGCGTTCGGTGACATGCCGAACGACCTGCCGATGCTGGGCTGGGCCGGCTGGTCGGTCGCCGTCGCGAACGCCCATCCTGAGGTCCTCGG of the Mycobacteriales bacterium genome contains:
- a CDS encoding HAD hydrolase family protein, which translates into the protein MNHPPQVVATDLDGTLYRSDSTVSPRSRAALRLAADAGAIVVIVTGRPPRWVVPVAADTGSRGLAVCANGAYVVDLATGHVVEEHLLAPAAARACVAALRAAIPELTFAVERGHDFSYEPAYRPRWPVPPGSEVGVVDGLLRTPVGKLLARHERMSADELLARASSIVGSAVTVTHSSRDGLLEVSAAGVSKATTLAAVCAERGLGSSDVVAFGDMPNDLPMLGWAGWSVAVANAHPEVLGAVDEVTASNDGDGVALVLERMYRPG